The stretch of DNA CCAGCCAGGGGCTGTCgtcacacccccacaccccccaagggaaggcagatcagcacttATGTTGCTAATGCTGTTGTAGGCATTGCAAAGTATTCTGGGAAGGGTTAAAGGTGAGAGTGTGGGTGAAAGGTTCCTTTGCAGGGCCAACGAGGGGGAAAACAACTGATGTCGCATCCCTAAagccaggatgttttgggaaaaaCCAAAGAAGCCACAAAAGGCTGGCTTGGACCCAGTACAAAGAGCACAGGGGGGCAAAAGTCCCGGACCAAGATGCCCCCAGAGGACCCTAAGGTTTAAAACCCTCCCAAGAGCTGAAGCAAATTGGCAGCGGACCCTGGACAACCCGTGCACACAGGACAGTACTCccgtccacccctccccctcttcttcttacattacacccaggcctggccagcctcagGTAGTGCGGGtatgagtatgaaagtgggttagggcttggggcaccaACGTTTTCGTCCTTCCTTTGAGTGACGTGGGGAGCACCCATcactctccgctgttattttatcaataaagctttaaaactcagttGCTTGATGTGCTCCATCATCTCCCCCTCCGACGATCCTGTGGCCTgagcctgatcacctgacgccTCCGGCAGATTGggaacagaaatctgtcacagttttggtggagaattgctaacaaaAATCTATTAAACTGAACGCCCCATGTTTATGAGATGTGAGGGCCCTCACACTGAGGGAGGTTCAGTGATAGGATTGAAATCTGGGTCCGTACGACCCATTCACTCAATTTCCCGGGGAGGTGCCGGCCTGTGGCAAGGGTGTCTTTTTCTAAACTCACGGGGGACGCTGTGAATTTCAAAGGGCAGAAGCCGCAACCCAGATGCTTCAATCACTTACTGGATATTGAAGAGGAGCAGCTCCTTGATGCCTAGCAAACAGGTGGCAATGGAGAGAACGAGGAGGAAGACACCGAAGAAGACGTGCTGTGGTTTGTATCTGCTGCGGAGTGAGAAGGACGTTCCAGGAAACAGGAAGAAGCTGAAGCCCATGAGCCActggaggagaagaagaaagtgCAGAGGGGCTTAAAGGACCTTTCCCTGCAGAGCCCAGGTTTCCCACTGGAATTTAGTGTTATTACAACAGGCCTCAGAAATTGGAGCAAATTAGGTCCTGGTCCAGCTAACCAAGGATGGCGAGTGTGGGCTAGTCCAGCCAAGCCCTGCTTAGATGCTGGCACAGCCGCAAGCTCCGGCCTGCAGCCAAGGAACAGAGCCTGGAGATTCAAAACAAGCTGGGGATACAACCCAGcagtcctgacccccagcccctgctctaaccactggagaACTCTGCCTGTCGGGCACATACATAGCTCTCCTGAAGggcaccctcctcctcctcacctggaTGAAGTAGAGGCTGAAGGCTGTTATTCCACACCAGCTATGCAGGCTGTACATGTCGGCAAAGCCTTTCTTCCTGTGGTAATCGAACACGGCTATCACACCTGCAGGGACGGCAGGAAGCGGCCGGTTAAAGCAGGGCTCTCATCAGCACTGGAGTCCCATTCGTTAGCCCAGGTGCACACCCCCCTCACTTGGGGGTCCAGCCTGTAAACAGCAAGGCCAGCTGGACCCGCCCCCCAACCTGGCATGGGGAGAAGAGCCTCAAACCGCAGGCGCTGAGCCTGGGGAGCAAAGGCTCTGCTCTGGGAACCTTTCTGGGATGATCTTGTTGTTGTGACAGAAGAGGGTGGATTTAAAAGCCTCCTGAGCAGGGCGCCGCTGACCCGCTGCTCTTGGAAGCCTCCAGCCAACACAGTGGCcttaggggcagggggttgccaTGTGGGTCCTTCCAGTCACCTTTCCACTGTGGCATCCGAGACTCACCCACAAGGGCGATGACCAGCGCAAAGGCGTGGAGGAGCCCATGGAGGATTTTGACCGAGCGTTTGGTCTCGTTCCTGAAGACCCGGTAAACCAGAAGAGCTGGGAGAGAGAAACGTGTGAGAGACAggcagtgggggtgggcagggaacaGCCTCCTCAGCTCTGCAGCCCAGAGCAAAGGGAGCCTTCCCCAGGCCAGGTGGGCTAAGCGCAGCAAACGAAGCCTGGGAGCGGTGGGGTCCCGGGGCCCTGAGGAGGGAAGAATCAGCACTAAAATGAATGCATCAGAGCCgctggagggaggcagaggatgactcatgCTGACGGGAGCATAAAGCACTTTTGTTCTCCCAACTGCCTTTTCCAAATTTAATTTGCTACAATTAATCTTTTAAGCCCCAGGGACTGTCTGGGGGGCACCTGCTGATGCACTTTCCCCATCACGACTCTGTTCAGCGGCAACTGGTTCTCTGCCTAAGTGGCCGTCTGGGAGAAGATTACTGCCTCCAGCTCTCCAGAATCACATTAGTGTGAAACGGAGCAGGGCCCAACGCCGACCTCCAGGCAGCCCTGCTAAGTGCTCTGCCTGATGCGGGTTCTGTGTGGGTAGTGAGAGCAGGAATCTCACTACCCGCACGCGGCTGCTTTTCATAGGGTTTCACTGCACTGTCACCAGAGACAGATGAGGGATCTGGTAACATCCTACTTCAGCACCAAGGCTGAACAGGTACGTGCCTCGTACTGAAGTAACCCAGTGCAGACAGGGTCAGTGCACCtattactagggtgaccagacaggaggtgtgaaaaatcgggacaggaggtgggggggtaataggcgcctatgtaagacagccccaaatatcaggaccgtccctataaaaatcaggacatctggtcaccctacgtatTACCCCAGCTCCAGTCCCCATTGCTAACACCGGGGGGGCAGCTTTGTCCTTGGCCAGGTTGGTTACCTGGACCGATTTACCTTCGTAGTGTCAAAGCCCTAATACTGCTGAACTGCAGCCATGCAATGAAAGGTATGAAGGCCACGATCCCAAGCCAATTACTCACATGgaaatcaggagtcactccattTTTAAGGCTGCACTGACACACCTAGACTTTCCAGCGAAGCAGCCGGAGGCATCTGTGTGATTGTGGCAGTGAAGGGGTCATTTCCAGCAGAGCTCAGAAGCCTGGCTGAGAGGTAGGTAGCGTTTTGAATGCTCTTAGCCCTTCAGCAATTCAACATCAGGATCCCAACTTACCATCCCCTTGGAGGAAGACCATGCCAATGATCATGCAGAGAGGGTGGACGTTGAACTGCAGCGCACTTTCCCAAGCAATACCACCCCGGTATTGGCCCATCCAGGCTCCGGTCATGGCAATCACAGTCAAACCTAACAGCTGAGAGACTGCCATGTAACAGGAGAGTCCTGCTGGGCTCGAAGGCCTTGTGAGACTGTCCTCCATGCCAGGCGAGGCCAGGGACACTCCTGGGACAAAATCTCAGACTGCAAGAACAAGGAGAAAAGTGATCAGCACGGCAACCCAACAGCATGCTGGGGACACTGGGCTGCCCATAGGGACCAGATGTATTTCTCACTCCTCTTCACCAGGGCTGTGAACTCTGCTCAACTTCTACTGAGATCAATCTCAGGGATTAGAAACCTGCTATCAAGACCCATCCCTAGTTTTCCGCCCATCCTGACTCAGAACCAAGTCTCCCCAGAGCAGCTTGCTACTCAGCTTCAGACAGGACCTGTGAACCCTAatccacccactcccagctctaAGAGAGCCTATGGAGCTGGCCAGCCCACAGCACCTTGCTCCATTCCTCGCACTCACTGCTCTGTAAAACCAGCCCAGATACTACTGTGCTGGACGTAGAGAAGTGCAGCTCTGACACTGCGTTGCTGGCATGTAGACAGGCAGCACTCGGCTGTTGAATTTAATTGTCTTATTCAATATTTATCTGGAGGGAGACGCACCCAGAGGGAGGCAGGCTGGGTACTGTGTCTACGCCACAGAGACAAACCCACGGCACAGGTCAGTGGACTCCGGctcacagagctggggctgctgGGCTACAAATAGCAGGTGAGCTTAAACTggaacatctgcactgctatttttagccccgcagccccagccccacaagcctgagtccaTTATTCCAGGCTCAGCGACTCAGGGCCATGGggtttgattgcagtgtagacacatgccTGGGCTAGGATTCCCCTGGGGGtggatttcattttaaagaactAGAAGGGAGAGGGCCGGAAACAGTTCTGCCAAACTGGCCAGTCaagttttttttccactgagcTTAGTGGCAGCTTTCAGTGTCTCCCCTCATTGGCCAACACTGCTCTAGCCCTGACCTGCCTCCATACAGACAGAAGCTTCCTGGTTTGCCTAGAGCCAGTCAGGGGACAATCACGGGACAGGGTTAGCTTGCGGTGTTATAACGATCTCTCAAATGCTCACCTGCTGCAAGAGGTTTGGCTGGACGACTTAGCACAAACGACacgtttcagaggggcagccctgtgagtctgtatcagcagaaagaacaaggaggatttgtggcatcttctgcccctccacccccacgaacatgatacagttctgtggtgacctagaatcctattttcgacgtctccgactcaaggaatatttccaacatacctctgaacaacatactaatccacagagacctccctaccaacactacaaaaagaaggattctaggtggactcctcctgaaggtcgagacagcagactggacttctacatagagtgcttccaccgacgtacacgggctgaaattgtggaaaagcagcatcacttgccccataacctcagccgtgcggaacacaatgccatccacagcctcagaaacaactgtgacatcataatcaaaaaggctgacaaaggaggtgctgttgtcatcatgaattaggtcggaatatgaacaagaggctgctcggcagctctccaacaccactttctacaagccattaccctctgatcccactgagagttaccaaaagaaactaaagcatttgctcaagaaactgcctgaaaaagcacaagatcaaatccgcacagacacacccctggaaccccagcctggggtattctatctactacccaagatccataaacctggaaatcctgggcgccctatcatctcaggcattggcaccctgacagcaggattgtctggctatgtagactccctcctcaggccctacgctaccagcactcccagctatcttcgagacactactgacttcctgaggaaactacaatccattggtgatcttcctgataacaccatcctggccactatggatgtagaagccctctacaccaagattccacacaaagatggactacaagccgtcaggaacactatccccgataatgtcacggctaacctggtggctgaactttgtgactttgtcctcacccataactattttgcatttggggacaatgtatatcttcaaatcagtGCCACTGCtctgggtacccgcatggccccacagtatgccaacatttttaaggcggacttagaacaatgcttcctcagctctcgtcccctaacgcccctactctacttgcgctatattgatgacatcttcatcatctggacccacggaaaagaagcccttgaggaattccaccatgatttcaacaatttccatcccaccatcaacctcagcttggtccagtccacacaagagatccacttcctggacactacagtgctaataaatgatggtcacataaacaccaccctataccagaaacctactgaccgctattcctacctacatgcctccagctttcaccctgaccacaccacacgatccatcgtctacagccaagctctgcgatacaaccgcatttgctccaacccctcagacacagacaaacacctacaagatctctatcaagcattcttacaactacaatacccacctgctgaagtgaagaaagagattgacagagccagaagagtacccagaagtcacctactacaggacaggcccaacaaagaaaataacagaacgccactagaagaaaaggagtacttgtggcaccttagagactaaccaatttatttgagcatgagctttcgtgagctacagctcacttggatgagctatcaccagcaggatagtgagtttgtgtgtgtggtttttgggaggggggtgagagaacctggatttgtgcaggaaatggcccaacttgattatcatgcacattgtgtagagagttgtcactttggatgggctatcaccagcaggagagtgaatttgtgtgggggggtggagggtgagaacctggatttgtgctggaaatggcccaacctgatgatcactttagataagctattaccagcaggacagtggggtgggaggaggtattgtt from Lepidochelys kempii isolate rLepKem1 chromosome 27, rLepKem1.hap2, whole genome shotgun sequence encodes:
- the CYB561 gene encoding transmembrane ascorbate-dependent reductase CYB561, producing the protein MEDSLTRPSSPAGLSCYMAVSQLLGLTVIAMTGAWMGQYRGGIAWESALQFNVHPLCMIIGMVFLQGDALLVYRVFRNETKRSVKILHGLLHAFALVIALVGVIAVFDYHRKKGFADMYSLHSWCGITAFSLYFIQWLMGFSFFLFPGTSFSLRSRYKPQHVFFGVFLLVLSIATCLLGIKELLLFNIQATYSSFVPEGILANVLGLLLIVFGLVIGYILTRDEWKRPPLAEELALSMDFKTLTKGESPSGSQ